The Apium graveolens cultivar Ventura chromosome 6, ASM990537v1, whole genome shotgun sequence genome contains a region encoding:
- the LOC141664635 gene encoding adrenodoxin-like protein 1, mitochondrial — protein sequence MELNNGENSLISLTFVGDGGEEKAIKVPVGMSMLEAAHENDIELEGAFKESLACSTYHVIVMVYFSLCLVLHKLEDLNDEKNDMLYLTFGLTETSRLGCQVIASPKLDELCLALSAATHIFSIDGYIPKPH from the exons ATGGAACTGAATAATGGTGAAAATAGCTT AATTTCTCTGACATTTGTTGGTGATGGAGGAGAGGAGAAGGCCATCAAGGTCCCTGTTGGCATGTCTATGTTGGAAGCTGCCCATGAAAATGACATAGAACTAGAAG GGGCTTTTAAAGAATCGCTTGCTTGTTCCACTTATCATGTAATTGTGATGGTCTATTTCTCCCTATGCTT AGTATTACATAAATTAGAGGATCTGAATGACGAGAAAAATGACATGTTATACCTTACTTTTGGCCTCACAGAAAC ATCTCGACTGGGTTGTCAAGTTATTGCGAGTCCCAAACTTGATGAACTTTGTTTAGCACTGTCTGCTGCTACACATATTTTTTCTATTGATGGATACATACCAAAACCACACTAA
- the LOC141664636 gene encoding putative F-box/LRR-repeat protein At3g44810, whose amino-acid sequence MSRIAKPRRSESGTAAIDRISSLPGNVIDNILERLPIHDAASTSVLSITWRDLWDLYPNLVFDWVFFSRIVANNDTLDEENLISEVTRTINEILLGNRGPILKFHLSAPEDLPLHETPNMDLWIKNISNNRVRQLKLIIGPLTAYKIPSYLFSSSELTHLSLNNCLLNPPLRFGGFCNLIDVTVENVIITGDMSFGTQLKELKLRFCSGIEHLESQFKQNHNLITFHIHKSGEIDLKWFECTKKLRTLGLLSEKGADSRKSYINLEKLLGNMIEIRTIHFNGSFLKIRHVLFLMRSFPKLQALEIIVKKMKEEVKEGKLKVEGTNDVLTMALVSLSTEA is encoded by the exons ATGTCGAGAATTGCCAAACCAAGGCGATCTGAGAGTGGAACCGCTGCAATTGATAGAATCAGCAGCTTACCTGGAAACGTAATTGACAACATCCTAGAACGCTTGCCCATTCATGATGCAGCAAGTACAAGTGTTCTTTCTATAACGTGGAGGGATTTATGGGATTTGTACCCGAATCTGGTTTTTGATTGGGTTTTTTTCTCACGGATTGTTGCCAACAATGATACACTAGATGAAGAAAATTTAATATCGGAAGTTACACGAACTATAAATGAGATCCTTTTAGGTAACCGTGGCCCCATTTTGAAGTTCCATCTTTCGGCTCCAGAAGATCTGCCTCTTCATGAAACTCCAAATATGGATTTATGGATTAAAAACATATCAAATAATAGGGTTAGGCAGTTGAAGCTTATAATTGGACCACTAACAGCCTACAAAATACCCTCTTATTTGTTTTCCTCTTCAGAGTTAACTCATTTGAGCCTCAATAATTGTTTACTCAATCCACCGCTTAGATTTGGAGGCTTTTGTAATTTGATTGATGTTACAGTTGAGAATGTCATCATTACTGGCGACATGTCATTTGGGACCCAACTCAAGGAATTGAAGTTGAGATTTTGCTCCGGGATAGAACATTTAGAATCCCAATTTAAACAAAATCACAACCTCATCACCTTTCATATCCACAAAAGTGGAGAAATTGATCTTAAATGGTTTGAATGCACCAAAAAGTTGCGAACTCTTGGTCTCTTGTCGGAAAAAGGGGCAGATTCTAGAAAGAGTTATATCAATCTAGAAAAGCTACTTGGAAACATGATTGAAATACGTACTATCCACTTCAATGGCTCTTTTCTCAAG ATCCGACATGTTCTTTTCTTGATGAGAAGTTTCCCCAAGCTGCAAGCTCTTGAAATAATTGTG AAAAAGATGAAGGAGGAGGTTAAGGAAGGAAAGCTTAAAGTTGAAGGTACTAATGATGTGTTAACAATGGCGCTCGTAAGCCTGAGCACGGAGGCATAG
- the LOC141664637 gene encoding uncharacterized protein LOC141664637 has product MIIAGNNSSTSHVLAAKKTKKSRAKKMKKTYKVIEDVEPELVVQIGPNYPSAMKRLWTWAKEALSGGRTISFELSKEAFGFTKKQIMFLSNIHVVCSGGEMVGSVICLFIHFLNEYVKKHKMVNMISFVDPGTIGAIGCGSAVQRSRELCTRFKDSRKGHHFLLPYNNVNHWTLTVVNPDAEVVYYMDPLKRRIANGEWVDVIDNAIKMYKEDLKKVPKKKVLWENMAGVPMQTGNKDCGLFVMRYMIEIIHDKETNFANKWLRRSNLVYTEDDINEIRVEFAKYFMKHCAS; this is encoded by the exons ATGATAATTGCAGGAAATAATAGCAGTACTTCTCATGTTTTGGCCGCCAAG AAAACCAAGAAATCCCGTgctaagaaaatgaagaagacgTATAAAGTAATTGAAGATGTTGAACCAGAGCTTGTTGTTCAAATTGGTCCGAATTATCCTTCTGCAATGAAACGTTTGTGGACATGGGCAAAGGAAGCCTTGAGCGGTGGCCGAACAATTTCTTTTGAGCTAAGCAAAGAAGCATTTGGCTTTACAAAGAAGCAAATCATGTTCTTATCTAATATACATGTAGTGTGCTCTGGAGGTGAAATGGTCGGCTCTGTCATTTGCCTTTTTATTCA CTTCTTGAATGAATATGTGAAGAAGCATAAGATGGTCAACATGATTAGCTTCGTAGATCCGGGCACAATTGGTGCCATTGGATGTGGCAGTGCAGTGCAGAGGTCGCGTGAATTGTGTACAAGATTTAAAGATTCTAGGAAAGGGCATCATTTTCTCCTGCCGTACAATAATGT CAACCACTGGACCTTGACAGTTGTCAATCCAGACGCAGAGGTAGTCTACTATATGGACCCTCTTAAACGTCGAATTGCAAATGGAGAATGGGTGGATGTTATCGACAA TGCCATTAAAATGTACAAGGAGGATTTGAAAAAGGTTCCGAAGAAGAAAGTATTGTGGGAGAACATGGcg GGAGTTCCAATGCAGACAGGGAACAAGGATTGTGGCCTGTTTGTGATGCGATACATGATAGAAATCATTCATGATAAGGAGACGAACTTTGCTAATAAG TGGCTGCGTAGATCAAACCTGGTTTACACTGAGGATGACATCAACGAGATCAGGGTTGagtttgcaaaatattttatgaaacatTGTGCAAGCTAG